Proteins encoded within one genomic window of Gemmatimonadota bacterium:
- a CDS encoding thiamine pyrophosphate-binding protein, translating to MSSVVHMNGGQALAEMFRLHNPAPMFGMGGFQLLPFYDAVRELGLSHTLINDERCGIFAADAWARVTGRPGICDGTLGPGATNLVTGLVESLNAGVPLIVVVGNSNREHSWKNMTQEARQTEILAPAAKALIRIESGYRIPELVRRAYAVATSGRPGPVVLDVPEDIAHGEYDYPKSDFFVDPETLRIPAQRSRPGRDAVARAAACLRDARRPIILAGGGVHLSGAYCELQSFAEAFSIPVAQTLSGKGAIPCIHPLSVGLFGRWSRIANDLIASADCILSVGCKMGEIATKRYDLIPRDVPFIHLDIVAEEIGRTTPATVSLWGDAAEGLRDLQACLSSDRVAIQEMRVGYLAEVSERMAAWRAEAEPRYASDERPVNMARVVRELQNAMPEDGILVVDGGFAAHWTGLLYDSTRSGRTYIANRGFASIGYGLPGTMGAQLAAGDSPVVGLTGDAGFNMVLGELETARRLELGFTLAIVNNAASGYVKALQHNMYAGRYQSSDLSETDYADTARALGCQGIRVDDPGALQDAFAEGIANRDMPTIIDVIVTRDPSKMLPGVDSRTAPVKKGDRPA from the coding sequence ATGTCTTCAGTTGTACACATGAATGGCGGGCAGGCGCTTGCCGAGATGTTTCGCCTTCACAATCCGGCGCCTATGTTCGGCATGGGGGGCTTTCAACTTTTGCCTTTTTACGATGCGGTGCGCGAGTTGGGGCTTTCACATACGTTGATCAATGATGAGCGGTGTGGTATTTTTGCCGCGGATGCCTGGGCGCGCGTAACCGGTCGCCCCGGTATATGCGATGGGACGCTCGGTCCCGGGGCGACGAATCTGGTTACGGGATTGGTGGAGTCTCTCAATGCGGGTGTTCCGCTTATTGTTGTTGTGGGCAATAGCAATCGCGAGCATTCGTGGAAGAATATGACGCAGGAGGCGCGTCAGACGGAGATTTTGGCGCCAGCGGCTAAAGCCCTTATTCGGATCGAGAGTGGCTATCGCATTCCCGAGCTTGTGCGACGTGCGTACGCTGTTGCCACGTCCGGGCGACCGGGACCTGTTGTGCTTGATGTGCCCGAGGATATTGCACATGGGGAGTATGATTATCCCAAATCGGATTTTTTTGTGGATCCAGAAACGCTGCGTATTCCCGCACAGCGTTCACGCCCGGGGCGAGATGCGGTTGCGCGTGCGGCGGCGTGTTTGCGCGATGCCCGGCGGCCGATTATTCTCGCTGGCGGTGGTGTCCATCTTTCCGGGGCGTATTGCGAGTTGCAGAGCTTTGCCGAGGCGTTTAGTATTCCAGTTGCGCAAACGCTGAGTGGCAAGGGTGCGATTCCCTGTATTCATCCGCTCAGCGTGGGGCTGTTCGGGCGCTGGTCGCGGATTGCCAATGATTTGATCGCGTCTGCAGATTGTATTCTGTCAGTTGGATGCAAGATGGGCGAGATTGCCACGAAACGCTATGATTTGATTCCGCGCGATGTGCCTTTTATTCATCTCGATATTGTGGCTGAGGAGATTGGGCGCACGACGCCTGCTACCGTTTCACTCTGGGGCGATGCGGCGGAGGGTTTGCGCGATCTTCAGGCGTGTTTGTCTTCTGACCGGGTGGCGATACAGGAGATGCGCGTGGGCTATTTGGCCGAGGTCTCAGAGCGGATGGCTGCCTGGCGCGCCGAGGCGGAGCCGCGTTATGCGTCTGATGAGAGACCCGTCAATATGGCGCGGGTGGTGCGCGAGTTGCAAAATGCGATGCCCGAAGACGGGATTCTGGTTGTGGATGGGGGTTTTGCCGCGCATTGGACGGGCTTGCTCTACGACTCGACCCGGTCTGGGCGCACGTATATTGCCAACCGCGGATTTGCTTCTATCGGCTATGGGTTGCCGGGTACGATGGGCGCGCAACTCGCAGCGGGGGATTCTCCCGTTGTTGGTCTGACCGGAGATGCGGGGTTTAATATGGTGCTGGGCGAATTGGAGACAGCCCGGCGTCTTGAGCTTGGGTTTACGCTCGCGATTGTGAATAATGCGGCTTCGGGCTATGTCAAAGCGCTTCAGCACAATATGTATGCGGGGCGCTATCAGTCGAGTGATTTGAGCGAGACGGATTATGCCGATACGGCCCGCGCACTCGGCTGTCAGGGTATTCGCGTGGATGATCCCGGGGCATTGCAAGACGCTTTTGCCGAGGGTATTGCCAATCGCGATATGCCTACGATTATCGATGTTATTGTTACGAGAGATCCATCAAAAATGTTGCCGGGCGTTGATAGCCGAACAGCGCCGGTTAAAAAGGGTGATAGGCCTGCATAG